A region of the Sphingobium yanoikuyae genome:
CTTGGGGCAGCCCGCCCGCTCCATCTTCTCGATCAGCGCCGGCAGCGCGCTTTCCGACGAGGAGGTGCCCAGCACCAGCAGCAATTCGGTCTTCAGGTAGCGGATCAGGCCGAAGATCGAAAAACCGGCGGCACGGGCAACGAGGCCCAGGATCACGACCACGAACAGCGCCGAAGTGAGGTAGAAGGTGCCGACCAGGAAGGCGAGATTGGCGAGCGTGCCGACGCCATATTTGCCGATGGTGAAGGCCATGGCGCCGAACGCACCCACGGGCGCGGCCTTCATGACAATGGCGACCAGCTTGAACACGGCGGTCGAGACATCTTCGAGCAGGTCGAGCACGCGCGCGCCGCGATCACCGACCAGCGCCAGAGCGACACCGAACAGGATCGCGACGAACAGCACCTGAAGGATATTGCCGCTGACGAAGGCGGACAGGAAACTGTCGGGAATGATGCCGGTGAGGAAGCCGGTCAGCGTGCTGTCATGCGCCTTCTGCGCATATTCGCTGACCTTGCTGGCGTCGAGCGTGGCGGGGTCGATGTTGAGGCCCGCGCCCGGCTGCACCACATTGGCGACGATCATGCCGACGACCAGCGCCAGGGTGGAGAAGAAGAGGAAATAGGCGAAGGCCTTGCCCGCGACCCTGCCGACGCTGGCAATGTCGCGCATGCCGGCAATGCCGGTGACGATCGTCAGGAAGATGACCGGGGCGATGACCATCTTCACCGCCTTGATGAAGGCGTCGCCGACCGGCTTCATCGCCTCCCCCAGATGCGGCGCAAAATGGCCGAGCGCCACGCCTGCGATGATCGCCAGCAGCACCTGCGCATAGAGATGGAGATACCAGGGACGCCGGGCGACCGGCGTGTCGGGGAAATCGGAAATCTGCATGACAGTTATCTTTCTGGCCCTCGCCAAAAGCCTTCCCGCCTTCTTGGTTGGGCGGGTCGGGAATTGAGGTGGCCAGTATCGAGCTGTCAGCCATGCGCGACAAATTGTAGGAGGAATGAAATTAAATCATTATAATTCAGTGCAGTAATAAACTTTTCACGTCTGCCGCCAATTTATCTAGTGCATATATTTGC
Encoded here:
- a CDS encoding dicarboxylate/amino acid:cation symporter, which produces MQISDFPDTPVARRPWYLHLYAQVLLAIIAGVALGHFAPHLGEAMKPVGDAFIKAVKMVIAPVIFLTIVTGIAGMRDIASVGRVAGKAFAYFLFFSTLALVVGMIVANVVQPGAGLNIDPATLDASKVSEYAQKAHDSTLTGFLTGIIPDSFLSAFVSGNILQVLFVAILFGVALALVGDRGARVLDLLEDVSTAVFKLVAIVMKAAPVGAFGAMAFTIGKYGVGTLANLAFLVGTFYLTSALFVVVILGLVARAAGFSIFGLIRYLKTELLLVLGTSSSESALPALIEKMERAGCPKSIVGLVVPTGYSFNLDGTNIYMTLAALFIAQATGVDLSIGDQILLLGVAMLSSKGAAGVTGAGFITLAATLSIVPSVPVAGMALILGVDRFMSECRSLTNFIGNAVATIVVSRWEGKLDRTQLQAAMRGDGGAPSPAEPALANAVPAE